In a genomic window of Vespula vulgaris chromosome 21, iyVesVulg1.1, whole genome shotgun sequence:
- the LOC127071196 gene encoding tropomodulin isoform X4: MATTEIFQDWDSPHENISSMTRTTTRKTTTRRETSASTKTTTMTTAAKLYGKDLSEYEDVDVDELLAQLTPEEINILAKEVDPDDSFMPPSQRCSYECDKSPTGPLNRKKLIEHINKQALETPDRPELKPYVPGVIRGKKWIPPSQESAKEKEAEEQIAIDLGEEYEQALSNATQEEIIDLAAILGFHSMMNQDQYHASLLNSGQPVGLGWDGVTKASQPKPYPMEPPNDTDVDATIKQVRDDDSSLTELNWNNIKNISDEKFIQLFEGLEGNTHLESLSLTNVGLTDKTAQRLAEAMEKNSTLRVLNVETNFVSPPVTVRLIRALLKTKSIEEFRCSNQRSQVLGNKIEMEITQLVEQNPTLLRLGLHFEFNDARHRVAAHLQRNIDRNPLFLTFIHTHTHKYIYTHTYTCIDQFNLICIHFMWNIKSVTVQPNI, translated from the exons ACTTCTGCGTCCACTAAAACAACCACCATGACAACAGCGGCAAAGCTATACGGCAAGGATTTAAGTGAATACGAAGACGTTGACGTGGACGAATTGCTGGCACAACTAACGCCCGAAGAAATCAATATACTTGCCAAGGAAGTTGATCCAGAT GACAGTTTTATGCCTCCGTCGCAGCGTTGTAGTTACGAATGCGACAAGAGTCCCACAGGTCCGCTTAACCGAAAGAAACTCATCGAACATATTAACAAACAAGCTTTGGAAACACCGGATAGACCAGAATTAAAACCTTATGTACCTGGAGTTAttagaggaaaaaaa TGGATTCCACCGTCTCAAGAAagtgcgaaagaaaaagaagcggaAGAGCAAATTGCGATAGATCTTGGCGAAGAATATGAACAAGCATTATCTAATGCGACTcaagaagaaattattgatCTTGCTG CAATTCTTGGATTCCATTCTATGATGAATCAGGATCAATATCACGCATCTTTATTAAATTCTGGACAGCCTGTGGGATTGGGCTGGGACGGAGTGACAAAAGCTAGTCAACCAAAGCCTTATCCGATGGAACCACCTAATGATACGGATGTTGATGCAACTATTAAACAAGTTAGAGATGATGATTCTTCGCTAACCGAATTAAACtggaataatattaaa AATATCTCAGATGAGAAATTTATCCAGTTGTTCGAAGGATTAGAAGGAAACACGCATCTTGAGTCATTGAGTTTAACCAATGTTGGACTTACTGACAAAACGGCCCAAAGGTTGGCAGAAGCCATGGAGAAAAACTCTACGCTTAGAGTATTAAa cGTGGAGACAAATTTTGTAAGTCCACCTGTGACAGTGAGACTCATTAGAGCCCTTCTTAAGAccaaatcgatcgaagaattcCGATGTTCCAATCag aGATCACAAGTATTGGGTAACAAAATTGAAATGGAAATCACACAATTGGTAGAACAAAATCCAACGTTATTACGACTTGGACTTCACTTTGAGTTTAATGATGCCAGACATCGCGTTGCTGCACATTTACAACGTAACATCGATAGGA atCCTTTGTTCCTGacgtttatacatacacacacacacaaatatatatacacacacacgtacacatgtatagatcaatttaatttgatttgtaTCCATTTTATgtggaatataaaatctgtcACAGTCCAGCCAAATATATAA
- the LOC127071196 gene encoding tropomodulin isoform X7, with protein MTTAAKLYGKDLSEYEDVDVDELLAQLTPEEINILAKEVDPDDSFMPPSQRCSYECDKSPTGPLNRKKLIEHINKQALETPDRPELKPYVPGVIRGKKWIPPSQESAKEKEAEEQIAIDLGEEYEQALSNATQEEIIDLAAILGFHSMMNQDQYHASLLNSGQPVGLGWDGVTKASQPKPYPMEPPNDTDVDATIKQVRDDDSSLTELNWNNIKNISDEKFIQLFEGLEGNTHLESLSLTNVGLTDKTAQRLAEAMEKNSTLRVLNVETNFVSPPVTVRLIRALLKTKSIEEFRCSNQRSQVLGNKIEMEITQLVEQNPTLLRLGLHFEFNDARHRVAAHLQRNIDRNPLFLTFIHTHTHKYIYTHTYTCIDQFNLICIHFMWNIKSVTVQPNI; from the exons ATGACAACAGCGGCAAAGCTATACGGCAAGGATTTAAGTGAATACGAAGACGTTGACGTGGACGAATTGCTGGCACAACTAACGCCCGAAGAAATCAATATACTTGCCAAGGAAGTTGATCCAGAT GACAGTTTTATGCCTCCGTCGCAGCGTTGTAGTTACGAATGCGACAAGAGTCCCACAGGTCCGCTTAACCGAAAGAAACTCATCGAACATATTAACAAACAAGCTTTGGAAACACCGGATAGACCAGAATTAAAACCTTATGTACCTGGAGTTAttagaggaaaaaaa TGGATTCCACCGTCTCAAGAAagtgcgaaagaaaaagaagcggaAGAGCAAATTGCGATAGATCTTGGCGAAGAATATGAACAAGCATTATCTAATGCGACTcaagaagaaattattgatCTTGCTG CAATTCTTGGATTCCATTCTATGATGAATCAGGATCAATATCACGCATCTTTATTAAATTCTGGACAGCCTGTGGGATTGGGCTGGGACGGAGTGACAAAAGCTAGTCAACCAAAGCCTTATCCGATGGAACCACCTAATGATACGGATGTTGATGCAACTATTAAACAAGTTAGAGATGATGATTCTTCGCTAACCGAATTAAACtggaataatattaaa AATATCTCAGATGAGAAATTTATCCAGTTGTTCGAAGGATTAGAAGGAAACACGCATCTTGAGTCATTGAGTTTAACCAATGTTGGACTTACTGACAAAACGGCCCAAAGGTTGGCAGAAGCCATGGAGAAAAACTCTACGCTTAGAGTATTAAa cGTGGAGACAAATTTTGTAAGTCCACCTGTGACAGTGAGACTCATTAGAGCCCTTCTTAAGAccaaatcgatcgaagaattcCGATGTTCCAATCag aGATCACAAGTATTGGGTAACAAAATTGAAATGGAAATCACACAATTGGTAGAACAAAATCCAACGTTATTACGACTTGGACTTCACTTTGAGTTTAATGATGCCAGACATCGCGTTGCTGCACATTTACAACGTAACATCGATAGGA atCCTTTGTTCCTGacgtttatacatacacacacacacaaatatatatacacacacacgtacacatgtatagatcaatttaatttgatttgtaTCCATTTTATgtggaatataaaatctgtcACAGTCCAGCCAAATATATAA